In Sphingobium sp. Cam5-1, the following proteins share a genomic window:
- a CDS encoding aldehyde dehydrogenase family protein, with amino-acid sequence MSGFKPFADYSNHILVDGELRRSASTTALDVIDPATEQVVASVSDATDAELDQAVASAKQAQRAWLKLSALERTEALHKVAQAIEDNRPLLAESMTREMGKPYKEAFDEVTWSVWAFRYYAEVSRHDHGRVVGPVVGGHMNLVTKHPLGVVGIIMAFNFPYCLYSWEAAAALGAGNAVILKPSDHTSVSSILFLKTMMPHLPPGLIGLVTGGVRVGTAMVAHKDIHGIAFTGSVGAGRAVAKGCAENFKKALIETSGNDPFIVMPSANLDIAARAAVFAANLNAGQVCTSGERFYIHQDIHDAFIEKVVGLTRKIRIGNGLDKVDMGPMVSERERSRYEGLVSRAIEAGARVATGGARPSHLNAGYFVEPTVLTDVQPDAEILNVESFGPVMSICRVADFDEALTLANRSDYGLGSTVYTTDLGETHRAIEELESGMTWINAPLMDNNAAPFGGRKISGMGSQLGAEGLDQFRHSKMVMIDPSCTSQDFWWFPYADAEAFAGEK; translated from the coding sequence ATGTCGGGGTTCAAGCCATTTGCGGACTATAGCAACCATATCCTGGTGGACGGAGAGCTGCGGCGAAGCGCTTCCACGACCGCGCTTGATGTGATTGATCCCGCCACGGAACAGGTGGTTGCCAGCGTGTCGGATGCGACCGACGCCGAACTCGATCAGGCGGTCGCGAGCGCGAAGCAGGCGCAACGCGCATGGCTCAAGCTTTCGGCGCTGGAACGCACTGAAGCGCTTCATAAGGTCGCGCAGGCGATCGAGGACAACCGGCCGTTGCTGGCTGAATCGATGACACGCGAAATGGGCAAGCCGTACAAGGAAGCCTTTGACGAGGTCACATGGTCGGTGTGGGCGTTCCGCTACTATGCCGAAGTGTCCCGCCATGATCATGGCCGCGTCGTCGGGCCGGTCGTGGGCGGCCATATGAACCTGGTCACCAAGCATCCGCTCGGCGTCGTCGGCATCATCATGGCGTTCAATTTTCCCTACTGCCTCTATTCCTGGGAAGCGGCCGCGGCGCTGGGCGCCGGGAACGCCGTGATCCTCAAGCCGTCCGACCACACGTCGGTTTCGTCGATCCTTTTCCTCAAGACGATGATGCCGCACCTGCCGCCCGGCCTGATCGGCCTCGTCACCGGCGGCGTTCGTGTCGGCACGGCGATGGTGGCGCACAAGGACATTCATGGCATCGCCTTCACTGGCAGCGTGGGCGCAGGCCGGGCCGTTGCGAAAGGATGCGCCGAAAATTTCAAGAAGGCGCTTATCGAAACGTCGGGCAACGACCCGTTTATCGTCATGCCGTCGGCCAATCTCGACATTGCTGCGCGCGCCGCCGTTTTTGCCGCCAATCTGAATGCGGGTCAGGTCTGCACGTCGGGCGAGCGTTTTTATATCCATCAGGACATCCACGATGCCTTCATCGAAAAGGTGGTCGGACTGACGCGCAAGATCCGTATCGGCAACGGGCTGGACAAGGTCGATATGGGGCCGATGGTGTCGGAGCGCGAGCGGAGCCGCTACGAAGGACTGGTCTCGCGCGCGATCGAGGCGGGAGCCCGGGTGGCGACAGGCGGCGCGCGACCGTCTCACCTCAATGCTGGCTATTTTGTCGAACCCACGGTCCTGACGGATGTTCAGCCTGACGCGGAAATCCTGAATGTCGAAAGCTTTGGTCCGGTGATGTCCATCTGCCGCGTGGCGGATTTTGACGAAGCGCTGACGCTCGCCAATCGGTCGGACTATGGTCTGGGATCGACGGTCTACACCACTGACCTTGGTGAAACGCACCGCGCCATCGAAGAACTCGAAAGCGGCATGACCTGGATCAACGCGCCGCTGATGGATAATAATGCCGCGCCTTTCGGCGGCCGCAAGATATCCGGCATGGGTAGCCAGTTGGGAGCGGAAGGGCTGGACCAGTTCCGGCACTCGAAGATGGTGATGATCGATCCGTCCTGCACGTCCCAGGACTTCTGGTGGTTCCCTTACGCCGATGCGGAAGCATTTGCCGGCGAGAAGTGA
- a CDS encoding acetoacetate decarboxylase family protein — protein sequence MSYVWSEEQVRNFLDIFHSENTHTHSCFVNVEFETTSSFARSVLPPCLDVPENPTITISVGLMRESFKGRLQQGNEIRAEEEIGWIVIKAVHEGREGIYSLQEIVSGDYEVSSGREFWGNPKKRGSAQIYSDSKTVYAWAERHGTRVIEIEASLGNDLPTTTDERSRYFTIKYDFAPDGSGFASDPSLVTLNNGWDTVYGKELNDVRVALRPNGFDPVDTLELGKIVSATMTYGGGGYLVERVDRLEGGKTYLPYVLGRIFDEATREPTNKGARIFT from the coding sequence ATGTCATATGTGTGGTCGGAAGAGCAGGTTCGCAATTTTCTCGATATTTTCCATAGCGAAAACACTCACACGCATAGCTGTTTCGTGAATGTCGAGTTTGAAACAACATCCAGTTTCGCGCGCTCCGTTCTCCCACCATGCCTCGACGTTCCTGAAAATCCCACGATCACCATCAGCGTCGGATTGATGCGAGAATCGTTCAAAGGCCGCCTGCAACAAGGGAATGAGATTCGCGCGGAGGAGGAAATCGGCTGGATCGTGATCAAGGCCGTCCATGAGGGCCGTGAGGGGATATATTCCCTTCAGGAGATCGTCAGCGGCGACTATGAAGTCTCATCAGGCCGCGAATTCTGGGGCAATCCCAAGAAGCGCGGATCGGCCCAAATATATAGCGACAGCAAAACGGTTTACGCTTGGGCTGAGCGCCACGGTACGCGAGTTATCGAGATTGAGGCCAGCCTCGGCAACGACTTGCCGACCACCACGGACGAACGTTCCCGCTACTTCACCATCAAATACGACTTCGCGCCAGACGGCTCGGGCTTCGCCAGTGATCCTTCACTGGTCACGCTCAACAATGGATGGGACACGGTCTATGGAAAGGAGCTAAACGACGTGCGCGTCGCGCTGCGGCCCAATGGCTTCGACCCGGTGGATACCCTTGAACTGGGGAAAATAGTCAGCGCTACAATGACCTATGGGGGTGGCGGCTACCTCGTCGAACGTGTCGACAGGCTTGAGGGCGGAAAGACATATCTTCCTTATGTCCTGGGCCGGATTTTTGATGAGGCGACCCGTGAGCCGACAAATAAGGGTGCACGGATTTTCACCTGA
- a CDS encoding TonB-dependent receptor — MGQLKYFRLSSSLFALVALTATESVNAQEAPAPPASTGGQLEEIIVTAQKRRERMQDLPVSVTSISGSALQNLKLTDASQLAVQVPNLTVQTPFGEVQPIFAMRGVSLVDYSQHQQGPIGMYVDEDYKGAGVFRAQQLYDIDRVEVLRGPQGTLFGRNTTGGAVNIYTVQPDLDGTEGFVTAGVSNYGLRELTAALEFTPVQDVFGIRAAFDGRKSDGYLHAVQPGLKNFANDDSYAFRVNTAFRPSPGLRFNLGYSRSRSDTRPAGYTVTNVGPEGLGFAGIFNQGLGFYDVNAGDQGYLKVDNDSVILRAEWDMSPDIMMTSVTTYDKGRFRAYSDDDNRPEGILADGSDAKARVWSQEIRLASRGSGPFTWLLGAAASDEKISSATRYDSYASFTEDVAGTPICLIDYVTGCVYTNQFRMKRRSLSAFGHTTYKFDNGIEIQLGLRYSNDRTDINEYKAYLGYFDPATGDPVYGVSTFIDGPPQDRFTNRNLSGKAALRYKLTSNASVYASFSRGYRSGTFNGYAYFDPAEITIVKPEILDAFEIGAKSELFGRKLRLNGAIYYYKYRNQQFLDVTDQGLEILVNAPRSRIWGAELEAAAAPTRNLTLSAGIGYTNGKFQDLTLGGVVLDGNRLTSAPRWTLNGAVDWKLLQDTDAAFAIHMDARYSSLQYFDAFNTADISQPGYWLVNGRLTKPIGNTGLEIGLWVKNLLKKRYYAYLVDYKSFMNANLATPGAPRTYGADISFRF; from the coding sequence ATGGGCCAGCTAAAATATTTCCGGCTGTCGAGCAGCCTTTTTGCGCTCGTAGCACTGACCGCCACGGAGTCCGTGAACGCGCAGGAGGCCCCGGCGCCTCCGGCCTCAACGGGAGGGCAGTTGGAAGAGATTATCGTGACCGCCCAAAAGCGGCGGGAGAGAATGCAGGATCTTCCCGTTTCAGTAACGTCGATTTCCGGCAGCGCGTTGCAGAACCTGAAGCTGACTGACGCCTCTCAACTCGCAGTCCAGGTTCCGAACCTGACCGTTCAAACGCCCTTCGGTGAAGTACAGCCGATATTCGCCATGCGCGGCGTCTCGCTGGTCGATTATTCTCAGCATCAGCAAGGCCCGATCGGGATGTATGTTGATGAGGACTATAAGGGAGCCGGCGTTTTCCGCGCGCAGCAACTCTACGACATTGACCGGGTCGAGGTGCTGCGCGGGCCGCAAGGAACGCTCTTTGGCCGCAACACCACTGGCGGCGCGGTGAACATCTATACCGTGCAGCCCGATCTGGACGGCACGGAAGGTTTCGTCACCGCCGGGGTCAGCAATTACGGACTGCGGGAATTGACCGCCGCCCTCGAGTTTACGCCAGTCCAGGACGTCTTCGGCATCCGGGCCGCGTTCGATGGCCGCAAGTCCGACGGCTATCTCCACGCGGTTCAGCCGGGACTCAAGAATTTCGCCAACGACGACAGCTATGCGTTCCGGGTCAATACCGCGTTCCGTCCCAGCCCCGGCCTTCGTTTCAATCTGGGTTATAGCCGCAGCCGTTCCGACACGCGGCCCGCAGGTTACACGGTGACCAATGTCGGCCCGGAAGGTCTGGGATTTGCCGGTATCTTCAATCAGGGTCTCGGCTTCTACGATGTGAATGCAGGTGATCAGGGCTATCTCAAGGTCGACAACGACAGCGTCATCCTGCGCGCTGAGTGGGACATGAGTCCCGACATCATGATGACGTCAGTGACGACCTACGACAAAGGCCGCTTCCGCGCCTATAGCGATGACGACAACCGACCCGAAGGCATTCTGGCGGACGGCAGCGACGCCAAGGCACGCGTCTGGTCGCAGGAAATTCGCCTGGCTTCGCGCGGTTCCGGACCCTTCACCTGGCTCTTGGGCGCTGCCGCGTCCGATGAAAAGATCAGCAGCGCCACCCGCTATGATTCCTACGCTTCCTTTACCGAAGACGTCGCCGGCACGCCCATCTGCCTGATCGATTATGTGACGGGATGCGTTTACACCAATCAATTTAGGATGAAGCGCCGCAGCCTTTCCGCATTTGGCCATACGACCTACAAGTTCGACAACGGGATCGAAATTCAGCTCGGGCTCAGATATTCCAACGATCGCACGGACATAAATGAATATAAGGCCTATCTGGGCTATTTCGATCCTGCGACCGGCGATCCGGTTTACGGCGTCAGCACCTTCATCGATGGACCGCCACAGGACCGCTTCACCAACCGCAATCTCAGCGGCAAAGCGGCGCTGCGCTACAAGCTCACGAGCAATGCCAGCGTGTATGCCAGCTTCAGCCGAGGCTATCGATCGGGCACATTCAACGGCTACGCCTATTTCGACCCCGCCGAGATCACGATCGTCAAGCCTGAGATCCTCGACGCTTTTGAAATCGGAGCCAAGAGCGAACTGTTCGGCAGAAAGCTCCGGCTGAATGGGGCGATCTATTATTATAAATATAGGAACCAGCAGTTTCTCGACGTAACGGATCAGGGGCTGGAAATCCTGGTGAACGCGCCGCGCAGCCGGATATGGGGCGCGGAACTGGAGGCAGCGGCAGCTCCCACCAGGAACCTGACGCTCAGCGCGGGGATCGGCTACACCAACGGCAAATTCCAGGATCTGACGCTTGGCGGGGTCGTACTCGACGGCAACAGGCTGACTTCGGCGCCGCGATGGACGCTGAACGGGGCTGTGGATTGGAAGTTGCTTCAGGACACCGACGCAGCGTTCGCGATCCATATGGACGCGAGATATTCGAGCCTTCAATATTTCGACGCCTTCAACACAGCCGATATATCACAACCTGGCTACTGGCTGGTCAACGGTCGGCTCACCAAGCCCATCGGAAATACCGGCTTGGAAATTGGGCTATGGGTCAAGAACCTTCTGAAGAAACGCTATTATGCTTATCTCGTCGACTACAAATCGTTCATGAACGCCAACTTGGCCACACCGGGCGCGCCCCGGACATATGGTGCCGATATTTCATTCCGCTTCTGA
- a CDS encoding helix-turn-helix domain-containing protein: protein MQLLPGLFEGALFDMEMAGVTVGLEEYNLPMEEMFCAPPGKFFYFRARSNGEAFCEGQALNGEFGLICADEALLHFLVRGDYSGFYVAIDQDLLDVLLADFDWRAYFRLRKWISVSAERTAMLDAAVFDLLKCLSDDPRNVELVDRGENVALAAGAVVAALDIQASSRPSLDTRTYLFRKARDYILDRITEDFSVAELCEALRVSQRTLEYSFADITALSPKRYILTQRLNRVRSDILQKGARTDVLDLAYKWGFRHPSRFSQQYRRHFHELPSATKGRLIGRLGNAERGRVSK, encoded by the coding sequence GTGCAGCTGTTGCCCGGCCTTTTTGAGGGGGCGCTCTTTGACATGGAAATGGCTGGCGTAACGGTTGGGCTGGAAGAATATAACCTGCCGATGGAGGAGATGTTTTGTGCGCCCCCCGGCAAATTCTTCTATTTCCGGGCGCGCTCCAATGGCGAGGCATTTTGTGAAGGGCAGGCGCTGAATGGAGAATTCGGACTGATATGCGCGGATGAGGCTTTACTCCACTTTCTGGTACGCGGCGATTATTCCGGCTTCTACGTGGCGATCGACCAGGATTTGCTCGACGTTTTGCTGGCCGATTTTGACTGGCGGGCATATTTCAGGCTCAGAAAATGGATTTCGGTGTCAGCGGAGCGCACAGCCATGCTGGACGCAGCCGTTTTTGATCTTCTGAAATGTTTGTCGGACGATCCGCGTAACGTTGAACTGGTGGACCGGGGTGAAAATGTGGCGCTCGCGGCTGGAGCCGTCGTGGCTGCCCTGGACATTCAGGCGAGCAGCAGGCCCTCGCTCGACACACGAACCTATCTCTTTCGAAAAGCGCGTGACTATATCCTGGACAGGATTACCGAGGACTTCAGCGTCGCAGAGCTTTGTGAAGCTCTGCGCGTCAGTCAGCGCACCTTGGAATATAGTTTTGCCGATATCACGGCGCTAAGCCCGAAACGATATATTCTGACGCAAAGGTTGAACCGTGTACGTTCAGATATTCTCCAAAAAGGTGCCAGGACCGACGTGCTCGACCTGGCGTATAAATGGGGCTTCCGCCATCCGAGCCGCTTTTCCCAGCAGTATCGGCGTCATTTTCACGAGCTTCCTTCCGCTACCAAAGGCCGCCTGATCGGCCGTCTCGGCAACGCGGAGAGAGGGAGGGTGTCCAAGTAA
- a CDS encoding MFS transporter, whose product MTVMTIVRISMARNMTTSGCSTRLAASRSKNEGILDSRKSGGRSCAAETKLAWRAASDLMQPALSPPALTDVERSDQVTEKKQPDFRAWVALALCFIATVIIFLPYVGYSTQIATMMSDLSMDYTMAGALASGTALSGGIVVYSAGGLFNRWGAKNVCVAGLVLSALGQCLFSFASTYQMMFAVRILQGAAIPLLFVGPYTIAMHWAEHSKRLGVFMGIMLSTDGIGTVFAGYAYSHVLETWGWRVGSLWGAAALLIIAGLVWLLLREPESTARADPAACADKPSQFAQYLSVLRQANVRVAALFLTGVWGTYSIAVYWVPTLLIEEGHWSEAAAGFAGALYPFAGVVSAVTFGLLSDRLGHRKPLMLISGVGMVFSFMGAAMAVDQHRYDLLAMTLPLGGLFAYGGLPLAYCLAADAVGLEMAGMATGCIMGTGLIFGGVIYPLVLGYVRDRTGLYTLGFVLAAVSLLIFNFITVLFGRDVVRSGQGADQGTPAQSAV is encoded by the coding sequence ATGACGGTCATGACTATCGTCCGTATATCTATGGCCAGAAATATGACGACTTCCGGTTGTTCAACAAGGCTCGCCGCTTCACGAAGTAAGAATGAAGGCATCTTGGACTCGCGCAAAAGTGGCGGCCGGTCTTGCGCGGCCGAGACAAAATTGGCATGGCGGGCTGCGTCTGATTTGATGCAGCCTGCTCTAAGCCCCCCCGCGCTGACGGACGTCGAACGGAGTGATCAGGTGACAGAGAAAAAGCAGCCAGACTTCCGCGCATGGGTGGCTCTGGCGCTGTGCTTCATAGCGACGGTCATCATCTTTCTTCCCTATGTGGGCTATTCGACCCAGATCGCGACGATGATGAGCGATCTTTCCATGGACTATACCATGGCCGGCGCCCTGGCATCGGGAACGGCCCTGTCGGGCGGCATCGTCGTTTATTCGGCCGGAGGGCTTTTTAACCGTTGGGGGGCCAAGAATGTCTGCGTCGCGGGGCTTGTCTTGTCCGCTCTTGGGCAGTGTTTATTCTCATTCGCCTCAACCTATCAAATGATGTTTGCCGTACGCATTCTTCAGGGTGCCGCCATTCCGCTGCTTTTCGTCGGGCCCTATACCATCGCCATGCATTGGGCGGAGCATTCCAAAAGGCTTGGCGTCTTCATGGGCATCATGCTTTCCACCGATGGTATCGGCACAGTGTTTGCCGGATATGCCTATTCGCACGTCCTCGAAACCTGGGGCTGGCGCGTCGGATCGCTGTGGGGAGCGGCGGCGCTTCTGATTATCGCTGGTCTGGTCTGGCTGCTTCTGCGCGAACCGGAGTCCACAGCGCGGGCCGATCCCGCAGCGTGTGCGGACAAACCTTCTCAGTTTGCTCAATATCTCTCCGTGCTGCGCCAGGCCAATGTGCGGGTGGCCGCGCTTTTTCTCACCGGAGTTTGGGGCACATATTCGATTGCCGTCTATTGGGTTCCCACGCTTCTGATCGAGGAAGGCCATTGGTCCGAAGCCGCTGCCGGGTTTGCCGGTGCGCTCTATCCATTTGCCGGGGTCGTTTCGGCTGTGACCTTTGGTCTGCTGTCGGATCGTCTTGGACATCGCAAGCCGCTGATGCTGATTTCCGGTGTAGGCATGGTCTTCTCCTTCATGGGTGCGGCGATGGCGGTCGATCAGCATCGATATGATTTGTTGGCGATGACGCTGCCACTGGGCGGATTGTTCGCCTATGGCGGGTTGCCGCTGGCCTATTGTCTAGCGGCTGACGCTGTCGGGCTGGAAATGGCCGGGATGGCGACAGGCTGTATCATGGGCACCGGACTGATATTCGGAGGCGTTATCTACCCGCTCGTCCTGGGATATGTTCGCGATAGAACGGGCCTTTATACGCTCGGTTTTGTTTTGGCCGCCGTATCTCTCCTGATATTCAATTTTATCACTGTTCTGTTCGGGCGTGATGTCGTTCGATCAGGTCAGGGCGCGGATCAGGGTACGCCTGCCCAGTCAGCTGTGTAG
- a CDS encoding SDR family NAD(P)-dependent oxidoreductase, with translation MDLFKLNGRVALVTGGARGIGFELATALSHAGAIVYCADIDGAGAEEAAERIAADGDYAAYGIQVDVSEESSVTRMVDAVMKRHGRLDVCIANAGIAELNLPISWQDYTADLWRRLIDVNLSGVFFTDMAAAKAMKGCGGGSIINIASIVGVTADSQWGCIGYAAAKGGVVQLTRQLGAMLAADGIRVNSIAPGYVATGLSEGEQLDHPDPEVRRLQAELLARTPMKRYAQPQELRGAALFLASDASSYCTGYTYAVDGGWLGA, from the coding sequence ATGGATTTGTTCAAGCTCAATGGGAGAGTGGCTCTCGTAACGGGAGGCGCGCGCGGCATTGGCTTTGAGCTAGCCACGGCCCTGTCGCATGCTGGCGCGATTGTTTATTGTGCTGATATCGATGGGGCTGGCGCTGAAGAGGCGGCTGAACGGATCGCCGCCGATGGCGATTACGCCGCCTATGGAATACAGGTGGACGTGTCTGAGGAATCGTCTGTCACTCGCATGGTTGATGCCGTCATGAAACGGCACGGACGCCTTGATGTCTGTATCGCCAACGCAGGCATCGCTGAACTCAATCTTCCTATATCGTGGCAGGATTACACGGCCGATCTCTGGCGTCGGCTGATCGATGTCAATCTGTCGGGCGTCTTTTTCACCGACATGGCGGCGGCCAAGGCGATGAAGGGATGTGGCGGAGGCTCCATCATCAATATTGCCTCCATCGTCGGCGTGACCGCGGACTCGCAGTGGGGCTGCATTGGCTACGCAGCGGCGAAAGGCGGGGTCGTGCAGCTTACGCGCCAGTTGGGAGCCATGCTGGCTGCCGACGGCATTCGGGTCAATTCGATAGCCCCCGGCTATGTCGCCACCGGATTGAGCGAAGGCGAGCAGCTGGACCATCCCGATCCAGAGGTGCGCCGCCTCCAGGCCGAACTGTTGGCTCGCACGCCGATGAAGCGTTACGCCCAGCCCCAGGAACTGCGGGGCGCGGCTCTCTTCCTCGCGTCCGACGCCTCATCCTATTGCACGGGCTATACCTACGCAGTCGATGGAGGCTGGCTCGGTGCGTGA
- a CDS encoding acetoacetate decarboxylase family protein, giving the protein MSFVKTDQEVAEIEGLLSKGQFTTESLTIEFKTTQEFLRKVLPPCFDLPDEPIAYANVSHWQSALCGEFDCGIIYLSCKYKGEAGTTMLTLFVSGDMPVTIGREMWGEGKKTGNARLYVDGHEVYAYAERNGVRLIEIQAELGADLGPAQNNVKDFELKAQPHTTGKGFQNKVVLSCLDTAEDFRVTRQGTGTLKLAGTAMDPLDTIPVVEVGGVSYGEGASCWTIPFWEELDDGHDYRPYIYGQKYDDFRLFNKARRFTK; this is encoded by the coding sequence ATGAGTTTCGTCAAAACAGACCAGGAAGTCGCCGAAATTGAGGGTTTGCTGTCCAAGGGGCAGTTTACGACCGAATCCCTGACGATTGAGTTCAAGACCACGCAAGAGTTTCTGCGCAAGGTCCTGCCGCCCTGTTTCGACCTGCCCGACGAGCCAATCGCCTACGCCAATGTGTCGCATTGGCAGTCGGCGCTTTGCGGTGAATTCGACTGCGGTATCATCTATCTGTCGTGCAAATATAAGGGTGAAGCTGGCACCACCATGCTGACCTTGTTCGTCAGCGGAGATATGCCTGTCACCATTGGGCGTGAGATGTGGGGTGAAGGCAAAAAGACCGGTAACGCGCGCCTGTATGTCGATGGCCATGAAGTTTACGCTTATGCGGAACGCAACGGCGTGCGCCTGATCGAGATACAGGCCGAACTCGGCGCTGACCTCGGCCCGGCGCAAAACAACGTCAAGGATTTCGAGCTGAAAGCGCAGCCGCACACGACCGGCAAGGGCTTCCAGAACAAGGTGGTGTTGAGCTGCCTTGACACTGCGGAGGACTTCCGTGTCACGCGGCAGGGCACGGGGACGCTCAAGCTCGCGGGCACCGCGATGGACCCGCTCGACACCATCCCGGTCGTCGAAGTGGGCGGCGTTTCCTATGGCGAAGGCGCCTCTTGCTGGACCATCCCTTTCTGGGAAGAACTGGATGACGGTCATGACTATCGTCCGTATATCTATGGCCAGAAATATGACGACTTCCGGTTGTTCAACAAGGCTCGCCGCTTCACGAAGTAA
- a CDS encoding APC family permease, which translates to MQVGPCLASVPTLLLQFGGAGSWISALMTLGVALLIGRAITTFASRYVVSGSLVSYAEIAFGNWGQRVVGISLMLGYLGVIAMIVNDEIYYLTSLLSETGFPQATSLPWQCALSLVASAFSAFFAYRGPDLSARVAGLLALISLPVIMVIMLLAFSNHSAGFFDQFNTSKFDAGGILAGAVWGMAIYVGFDGLTSVASDTVNPRKNVPRILTYTLLLCGVTWSLGSLLQYSVLAPHMNDILAGRTAISVLAAQAGLPGLTAEFDLVVGASVVASTIAFFNFAARIVATAAQDSMLPASLGIIDPESHAPRRAILLVGIIGAIVPMLIRLSGAESPIEAITTLASIVINFWLLPYFLISLGAILILRRESVTSFAHLAPPAAGALLLILVVAQNFIAREGKWHMPVIAATILAIALGLLKLADRTRQSQDLRMHPSPE; encoded by the coding sequence ATGCAGGTCGGGCCATGTCTGGCGAGCGTACCGACGCTGCTGCTTCAGTTCGGAGGCGCTGGCTCGTGGATCAGTGCGCTGATGACGCTGGGCGTCGCGCTCCTCATCGGGCGCGCGATCACAACCTTCGCCAGCCGATATGTCGTCAGCGGATCACTTGTCTCCTACGCCGAAATCGCGTTTGGCAACTGGGGGCAACGGGTGGTGGGCATCTCGCTCATGCTCGGTTATCTCGGCGTAATCGCGATGATCGTGAATGACGAGATATATTATCTGACAAGCCTGCTGTCCGAGACCGGATTCCCCCAGGCGACGAGTTTACCCTGGCAATGCGCCTTAAGTCTCGTCGCTTCCGCCTTCTCGGCATTTTTCGCTTATCGCGGCCCGGATTTGTCCGCCCGCGTTGCAGGATTGCTCGCCCTGATCAGCTTGCCGGTCATCATGGTGATAATGCTCCTCGCCTTCTCAAACCATTCAGCCGGATTTTTCGATCAGTTCAACACGAGCAAATTCGATGCCGGAGGAATACTCGCGGGGGCGGTATGGGGCATGGCGATCTATGTCGGTTTCGACGGCCTGACTTCGGTCGCATCGGATACGGTGAATCCGCGGAAAAATGTTCCTCGCATCCTGACCTACACCCTACTTTTATGCGGGGTGACATGGTCGCTGGGATCCTTGCTTCAATACTCGGTTTTGGCGCCGCATATGAACGATATTCTCGCAGGCAGAACGGCTATATCTGTCCTTGCAGCGCAGGCGGGCCTGCCTGGCCTGACGGCCGAGTTCGACCTTGTGGTCGGCGCTTCGGTCGTGGCATCGACGATCGCGTTCTTCAATTTCGCCGCCCGCATCGTGGCGACGGCCGCACAGGATTCGATGCTGCCAGCATCGCTAGGGATCATCGACCCTGAAAGCCATGCGCCCCGCCGCGCAATTTTGCTGGTCGGCATTATCGGCGCGATCGTGCCGATGCTGATACGGCTGAGCGGAGCCGAAAGCCCTATCGAGGCCATCACCACACTGGCAAGCATCGTGATCAATTTCTGGCTGCTGCCCTATTTCCTGATAAGCTTGGGCGCGATCCTGATCCTGCGCCGGGAATCCGTCACCAGCTTCGCACATTTGGCGCCACCGGCTGCCGGAGCGCTGCTTCTCATTCTCGTGGTCGCTCAGAACTTTATCGCGCGAGAGGGAAAGTGGCACATGCCCGTGATTGCGGCCACTATCCTCGCGATCGCGTTGGGGCTTCTCAAACTTGCTGACCGGACCCGGCAATCGCAAGATTTGAGAATGCATCCCAGTCCAGAATAG